In the genome of Aulosira sp. FACHB-615, one region contains:
- the purS gene encoding phosphoribosylformylglycinamidine synthase subunit PurS, translated as MQRKYLAKIHVTLRPSVLDPAGVAVQSGLKQMGYETVENVRIGKYIELTIISQDETKARRDLDNICDQMLANPVIENYRFDLIEVETQTGVF; from the coding sequence GTGCAACGGAAGTATTTAGCCAAAATTCATGTAACGCTTCGTCCTTCAGTCCTAGACCCTGCTGGTGTGGCTGTACAATCTGGTCTCAAGCAGATGGGATACGAAACAGTTGAAAACGTGCGGATTGGTAAGTACATAGAACTTACCATCATCTCTCAGGATGAGACTAAAGCACGGAGGGACTTAGATAACATTTGTGACCAAATGTTAGCCAATCCTGTAATTGAGAACTATCGATTTGACTTAATTGAGGTCGAAACGCAGACGGGAGTGTTTTAG
- the purQ gene encoding phosphoribosylformylglycinamidine synthase subunit PurQ, with protein sequence MTKFGVIVFPGSNCDRDVAYVTRDLLGQPTRMVWHQDTDIADLDVIIIPGGFSYGDYLRCGAIARFSPVMQQVIEHAQKGKFVLGICNGFQVLTEAKLLPGALTRNRDLHFICDRVPLKVENTNIPWTQAYTSKQTITLPIAHGEGRFYADRATLSAIEDNGQVVFRYAGENPNGSLNKIAGICNRQGNVLGMMPHPERASDKMLGDSDGLSLFQGLLEKVAAVV encoded by the coding sequence ATGACAAAATTCGGCGTTATTGTTTTTCCAGGGTCTAATTGCGATCGCGATGTGGCTTATGTCACCAGAGACTTGTTAGGTCAACCAACGCGCATGGTTTGGCATCAAGACACCGACATAGCTGATTTGGATGTAATTATCATTCCAGGAGGCTTTAGTTATGGTGATTATCTGCGCTGTGGTGCGATCGCTCGATTTTCGCCTGTGATGCAGCAGGTGATTGAACACGCGCAAAAGGGTAAGTTTGTCCTCGGTATTTGTAACGGGTTTCAGGTATTAACTGAAGCCAAGCTGTTACCTGGGGCATTAACGAGAAATCGGGATTTGCATTTTATTTGCGATCGCGTCCCGTTAAAAGTCGAAAATACAAATATTCCTTGGACACAAGCTTACACCAGTAAACAAACCATCACCCTACCCATTGCCCACGGAGAAGGGCGCTTTTATGCTGATAGAGCCACTTTATCGGCAATAGAAGACAATGGCCAGGTGGTATTCCGCTATGCAGGCGAGAACCCCAATGGTTCACTCAACAAGATTGCCGGGATTTGCAATCGCCAAGGCAATGTTTTGGGGATGATGCCACACCCAGAAAGGGCATCTGATAAGATGCTTGGTGATAGTGATGGATTAAGTTTATTTCAAGGATTGTTAGAAAAAGTCGCTGCTGTAGTTTAG
- a CDS encoding Fur family transcriptional regulator, whose amino-acid sequence MRAIRTRSQERILNLLKSVKQGISAQDIYIELRNRNQNMGLATVYRSLEALKLEGLVQVRTLANGEALYSLVQQDKHHLTCLQCGMSIPINQCPVHDLEDQLQVSHKFKIFYHTLEFFGLCDQCQVSQ is encoded by the coding sequence ATGAGAGCCATACGCACCCGCAGTCAAGAGCGGATTTTAAACCTACTGAAAAGCGTCAAACAAGGCATTTCCGCCCAAGACATTTATATTGAATTGCGGAATCGCAATCAAAATATGGGTTTAGCCACAGTTTACCGTTCCTTGGAAGCTTTAAAACTTGAAGGTTTGGTGCAAGTGCGAACTTTAGCTAATGGTGAAGCCCTCTATAGCTTAGTACAGCAGGACAAACACCACCTCACCTGTCTGCAATGTGGTATGTCAATTCCTATTAATCAATGTCCAGTCCACGACCTGGAAGACCAATTACAAGTAAGCCACAAATTTAAAATTTTCTACCACACCTTAGAATTTTTCGGTTTGTGTGATCAGTGTCAGGTTAGTCAATAG
- a CDS encoding aminotransferase class V-fold PLP-dependent enzyme yields MTSVSAIQTDLHHHRDQFPALANKLYFNYGGQGPLPKQAIAAIIQTETHIQQLGPFGNEVGRWIGSYIQTIKQAIATELNAPPETITLTENVTVGCNIPLWGIDWHPGDHLLLSDCEHQGVIAAAKEIGRRFHVEVTTCPLMATLNAGDPVAVIAQNLRPNTRLVILSHVLWNTGQVLPLDRIIEVCKDNRSLILVDAAQSVGLLPLNLTQLGADFYAFTGHKWWCGPAGVGGLYVKPEALEKLAPTFIGWRGVIKDSQGQPIDLFRDGRRYEVGTSAYSFYAGLVEAIALHQKWGTAEERYQQICRNSEYLWRKLSALPQIKCLRTSPPESGLVSFQFVQHDSQTSFKLVQFLENNKIFTRTIAKPDCVRATVHYFTLESEMDELVEQIEKFSQ; encoded by the coding sequence ATGACTAGTGTTTCTGCTATCCAAACTGACTTGCATCACCATCGAGATCAATTTCCCGCTTTAGCTAATAAGCTTTATTTTAACTACGGTGGACAAGGGCCGTTACCCAAACAGGCAATTGCAGCCATAATTCAAACTGAAACTCATATTCAGCAGTTAGGCCCCTTTGGTAATGAAGTTGGACGCTGGATAGGTTCTTATATTCAAACTATCAAACAAGCGATCGCCACGGAACTCAACGCCCCCCCTGAAACTATCACTCTGACAGAAAATGTGACTGTGGGCTGTAATATTCCTTTGTGGGGTATTGATTGGCATCCAGGCGACCATCTGTTATTGTCAGACTGTGAACATCAAGGGGTAATTGCCGCAGCTAAAGAAATTGGGCGACGGTTTCATGTAGAAGTTACCACCTGTCCGTTAATGGCAACTTTAAATGCGGGTGATCCTGTGGCGGTTATTGCCCAAAATTTACGCCCTAATACCCGCTTAGTAATTCTCAGCCACGTCCTTTGGAATACTGGTCAAGTTTTACCCCTTGACAGAATTATAGAAGTATGCAAAGATAACCGTTCTTTAATATTAGTAGATGCTGCCCAATCTGTGGGTTTATTGCCGTTAAATTTAACGCAATTGGGGGCAGATTTTTATGCGTTTACTGGGCATAAATGGTGGTGTGGCCCGGCGGGTGTGGGTGGGTTATATGTCAAACCAGAAGCCTTAGAAAAACTTGCGCCGACATTTATTGGTTGGCGTGGTGTGATTAAAGATAGTCAAGGACAGCCGATAGATTTGTTTCGTGATGGACGGAGATATGAAGTCGGGACATCGGCTTATTCATTTTATGCGGGATTGGTAGAGGCGATCGCCCTGCATCAAAAATGGGGTACAGCCGAGGAACGTTATCAACAAATTTGTCGTAACAGTGAATATCTCTGGCGTAAATTATCAGCCTTACCGCAAATTAAATGTCTGCGAACTTCCCCACCGGAAAGCGGTTTAGTTTCCTTTCAATTTGTCCAGCATGATTCTCAAACTAGTTTCAAACTAGTGCAGTTTTTGGAAAATAACAAGATATTTACCCGTACAATTGCTAAACCTGATTGTGTTCGCGCCACCGTTCACTACTTTACTTTAGAGTCAGAGATGGATGAGTTAGTCGAACAAATAGAGAAATTTAGTCAATAG
- a CDS encoding SPFH domain-containing protein: protein MEQFLLLIFLALGGSTLAGSVKVVNQGNEALVERLGSYNKKLEPGLNFVVPFLDKIVYQQTIREKVLDIPPQKCITRDNVGIEVDAVVYWRIVDMEKAWYKVENLQSAMTNLVLTQIRSEMGQLELDETFTARSQINEILLRDLDIATDPWGVKVTRVELRDIIPSQAVRESMELQMSAERRRRAAILNSEGEREAAVNSARGKAEAQILDAEARQKSLILQAEAEQKAIVLKAQAERQQQVLKAQAIAESAEIIAQKINSQPSASKALEVLFALGYLDMGATIGKSDSSKVMFIDPRTIPAAFEGIRSIVSDTNVDSNAWLGKEIPDVNGQ from the coding sequence GTGGAACAGTTTTTGTTATTGATTTTTTTAGCCCTTGGTGGTTCTACTTTGGCTGGTTCTGTAAAAGTGGTCAATCAAGGTAATGAAGCTTTGGTAGAAAGATTGGGTAGCTATAACAAAAAGCTCGAACCAGGACTGAATTTTGTTGTGCCTTTTTTAGATAAAATCGTTTACCAACAAACCATCCGCGAAAAGGTTTTAGATATTCCGCCACAAAAATGTATTACCCGTGACAACGTGGGTATTGAAGTAGATGCGGTGGTGTACTGGCGAATAGTTGATATGGAAAAAGCTTGGTACAAAGTTGAAAATCTTCAGTCAGCAATGACCAACTTAGTACTAACTCAAATTCGCTCAGAAATGGGACAACTAGAGTTAGATGAAACCTTTACCGCCCGTTCCCAAATTAATGAAATTTTATTGAGAGATTTAGATATTGCTACCGACCCTTGGGGGGTGAAAGTCACACGGGTAGAATTGCGAGATATTATTCCTTCCCAAGCAGTACGCGAATCAATGGAATTGCAAATGTCCGCCGAACGCCGCAGACGGGCTGCAATTTTAAATTCTGAAGGTGAACGGGAAGCCGCAGTTAATAGTGCTAGAGGTAAAGCAGAAGCCCAAATTCTCGATGCAGAAGCGCGGCAAAAATCATTAATTTTGCAGGCTGAAGCTGAACAAAAAGCCATTGTTCTGAAAGCCCAAGCCGAACGTCAACAACAAGTTCTCAAAGCCCAAGCCATTGCGGAATCAGCCGAAATCATCGCCCAAAAAATTAATTCTCAACCCAGCGCGAGTAAAGCTTTAGAAGTTCTGTTTGCGTTGGGTTATCTCGATATGGGCGCGACTATTGGTAAAAGCGATAGCAGCAAAGTCATGTTTATCGATCCCCGCACAATTCCGGCGGCTTTTGAGGGTATTCGCTCAATAGTGTCTGACACTAATGTAGATTCTAACGCTTGGCTGGGTAAGGAAATACCTGATGTGAATGGTCAATAG
- a CDS encoding bifunctional 2-polyprenyl-6-hydroxyphenol methylase/3-demethylubiquinol 3-O-methyltransferase UbiG: MQLITSLDLKNSEYLSKDRFISYHHQLRLIFSLGKKVNHILEIGIYNSLLTEILKRNGYEVTTADIDPHLNPDITLDLAQDFALPKDKFDVIVLFQVLEHLPYEQSEKALQKLAAATKKYLVISLPYNSLYLALQLRVSDIPRPRYLSLKIPKFWSTKPISDQHYWEVGLKGYPQKRILKSITNAGLKVKQEFTDPVNPYHYFLVLEKTTENN; the protein is encoded by the coding sequence ATGCAGCTAATTACATCATTAGACCTAAAAAATTCAGAATATTTATCGAAAGACAGATTCATCAGTTATCACCATCAGTTGCGATTGATATTTTCCCTTGGTAAAAAAGTTAACCATATTTTAGAAATAGGAATTTACAATTCCTTATTAACCGAAATACTCAAGCGCAATGGTTATGAAGTAACTACAGCAGATATTGACCCTCATCTCAACCCAGATATAACTTTAGATTTAGCACAAGATTTTGCATTACCAAAAGATAAATTTGATGTTATTGTGCTATTTCAAGTCTTAGAACACCTACCTTATGAACAGTCAGAAAAAGCTTTACAAAAACTGGCAGCAGCCACAAAGAAATATTTGGTAATTTCGCTTCCTTATAATAGCCTATATTTAGCATTACAATTAAGAGTCTCCGACATACCCAGACCAAGATATCTATCACTTAAAATTCCCAAATTCTGGAGTACAAAACCCATATCTGATCAGCATTACTGGGAAGTAGGGTTAAAAGGCTATCCCCAAAAGCGGATTTTAAAATCAATTACTAATGCAGGGTTAAAGGTAAAACAAGAATTTACCGATCCTGTGAATCCTTATCACTATTTTTTAGTCTTGGAAAAAACCACCGAAAACAATTAA
- a CDS encoding glycosyl transferase encodes MKRPILYVAITNHGFGHATRTASVAATIQELCPDVLLIMVTTAPRWLLESYIEGDFIHRPRAFDLGVIQADSLTMDKDATLAKLLEIKKQQNSLIASEVNFIRQNRVDLILADIPFLAPLFAKSASIPCWMMSNFGWDLIYRDWGGEFVAIADWISECYSKCDRLFRLPFHESMSAFENIIDVGLTGGSPRYSADELRANWGITAPQDKTILLTFGGLGLQQIPYANLQNFPDWQFITFDKSAPDSTNLVKIHDNKYRPVDFMPICGRVVSKPGYGTFSEATGLEVPLVTIPRDDFAEASYLLEGITNYNHHQIVTPAEFFTGDWNFLHELPQPPQQSQKIAKDGNEAIAQAIIERIR; translated from the coding sequence ATGAAACGCCCCATCTTATACGTAGCTATAACTAATCACGGTTTTGGTCATGCTACTCGTACAGCATCGGTAGCGGCAACTATTCAAGAGTTGTGTCCTGATGTACTTTTAATTATGGTGACGACCGCACCGCGTTGGTTGCTGGAGTCATATATCGAAGGTGATTTTATCCATCGTCCCCGCGCTTTTGATTTGGGTGTTATACAAGCTGATAGTTTGACAATGGATAAAGACGCAACTTTAGCAAAATTATTAGAAATTAAAAAGCAGCAAAATTCTTTAATTGCATCGGAAGTTAATTTTATCAGACAGAATCGGGTTGATTTAATTTTGGCTGATATTCCGTTTCTTGCGCCTTTGTTTGCCAAATCTGCAAGTATTCCTTGTTGGATGATGAGTAACTTTGGTTGGGATTTGATCTACAGAGATTGGGGTGGTGAATTTGTAGCGATCGCAGATTGGATTAGTGAGTGTTATTCTAAGTGCGATCGCTTGTTTCGTTTACCCTTTCATGAATCAATGTCGGCTTTTGAAAATATCATCGATGTGGGTTTAACAGGTGGTTCACCACGTTATTCTGCCGATGAATTACGCGCTAATTGGGGCATAACTGCACCACAAGATAAAACTATTTTACTCACATTTGGCGGCTTAGGTTTACAACAAATACCTTACGCAAATTTGCAAAATTTCCCAGATTGGCAATTTATCACCTTTGATAAATCTGCACCAGATTCAACAAATTTAGTCAAAATTCATGATAATAAATATCGCCCTGTAGATTTTATGCCAATTTGTGGACGGGTAGTTTCTAAACCGGGTTATGGTACTTTTTCTGAGGCGACAGGTTTAGAAGTTCCTTTAGTGACAATTCCCCGCGATGATTTTGCCGAAGCCAGTTATCTTTTAGAGGGAATTACTAATTACAACCATCATCAAATTGTCACCCCCGCAGAATTTTTTACAGGTGATTGGAATTTCCTCCATGAATTACCCCAACCACCACAGCAAAGCCAAAAAATTGCCAAGGATGGAAATGAGGCGATCGCTCAGGCTATTATCGAGCGAATAAGGTAG
- a CDS encoding TM0106 family RecB-like putative nuclease, which produces MLINAEHLLQYQRCKRRPILDINADKSLRDAPNDLLSKLQQDKVIYHQGILAGFDYEKPQYPQGNREAAQAATLELMERGVEYIYQGVLLSNYQDWVETASENYTLLSRPDLLVKQSGESCFGDWMYVPANMELGKRPKQEYQVVSAFHAQALATIQGVTPDKAWLILRTKDISYPVDLAKWTPQMLQILEEFIAAIKSPEPPEMFISRQKCNLCHWHSQCYAIAQAQKHLSLLPGVTPVRYAQLQALSLTTLESLANTNPAILEDLPGFDSVVATKLTIQAQAVIEQRPLILPSSLPPAELTFTAPIELYFDIEAQPDLDLDYLLGVLVVDRQNNTQQFHSFLAENPEDEELVWRQFINLVWQYPDAPIYHFCVYEFDTVKRLAKLYHTPKSLVNPVLNRFVDVYEQLIQSVALPVESYALKVIARWLGFEWRDKEASGAKCIYWYDQWLETGDRSFLEIIQRYNEDDCHATRSVKDWLVNFFQNECSIIQESEVSL; this is translated from the coding sequence ATGTTGATTAATGCTGAACATTTACTACAATACCAACGCTGTAAACGCCGACCAATTTTAGATATTAATGCTGACAAAAGCCTGAGAGATGCACCGAATGACTTGTTGTCTAAATTGCAACAAGACAAAGTTATCTATCATCAAGGGATTTTGGCAGGGTTTGACTATGAAAAACCGCAATATCCGCAAGGAAATCGGGAAGCAGCCCAAGCCGCCACATTAGAATTAATGGAGCGTGGTGTTGAGTATATTTACCAGGGAGTACTGTTAAGCAATTATCAAGACTGGGTAGAAACCGCCAGCGAAAACTATACACTCCTCAGCCGTCCAGATTTACTGGTAAAACAGTCAGGAGAGTCTTGCTTTGGTGATTGGATGTATGTTCCTGCAAATATGGAACTTGGTAAACGTCCCAAACAAGAATATCAAGTTGTGTCAGCATTTCACGCCCAAGCCTTAGCCACAATTCAGGGAGTCACCCCTGATAAAGCTTGGTTAATCTTACGTACCAAAGACATTAGCTATCCCGTAGATTTGGCGAAATGGACACCCCAGATGTTGCAAATTCTAGAGGAGTTCATTGCAGCAATCAAATCACCAGAACCGCCAGAGATGTTTATTTCACGGCAAAAGTGTAATCTTTGCCACTGGCATAGTCAATGTTATGCGATCGCCCAAGCACAAAAACATCTTTCTTTATTACCAGGAGTCACACCCGTACGTTACGCCCAACTCCAAGCCCTTTCCCTCACCACCCTAGAATCTTTAGCCAATACAAATCCCGCTATCTTAGAAGACTTACCAGGGTTTGATAGCGTAGTAGCAACTAAGTTAACTATTCAAGCCCAAGCGGTTATTGAACAACGTCCGTTAATTTTACCAAGTTCCTTACCGCCAGCAGAACTGACCTTTACTGCTCCTATAGAACTGTATTTTGATATTGAAGCCCAGCCCGACTTAGATTTAGATTACCTGTTAGGCGTTTTAGTTGTTGATAGACAAAATAATACACAACAATTTCATTCTTTTTTAGCGGAAAATCCAGAAGATGAAGAATTAGTTTGGCGACAATTTATTAACTTAGTTTGGCAATATCCCGATGCCCCAATTTATCATTTTTGTGTTTACGAATTTGACACAGTTAAAAGATTAGCCAAGCTATATCACACACCAAAATCTTTAGTTAATCCTGTTTTAAATAGATTTGTAGATGTCTACGAACAATTAATTCAAAGTGTGGCCTTACCTGTAGAAAGTTATGCCCTGAAAGTAATTGCGCGATGGTTAGGCTTTGAATGGCGCGATAAAGAAGCCAGTGGCGCTAAATGTATCTACTGGTATGATCAATGGTTAGAAACAGGCGATCGCTCTTTCTTAGAAATTATCCAACGCTACAACGAAGACGACTGTCACGCAACTCGCAGTGTCAAAGATTGGCTAGTAAATTTTTTTCAGAATGAATGCAGCATCATTCAAGAATCAGAAGTCAGTTTGTAA
- a CDS encoding NfeD family protein, translating to MPSSTLIWLLAGSGLCLLELFLPSAFVAFMMGISAFAVALLSQFGLSLWLQVAIWLLLSTILIVLSRRYLQPQRRKSKIQDAIVAETLTEIPAGKTGRVLYEGNSWRAKCDDDKLDIAPHQRVYVVRREGTTLIVMPENLLHS from the coding sequence ATGCCAAGTTCTACTTTAATTTGGCTCCTAGCTGGCTCAGGTTTGTGTTTATTAGAACTGTTTTTACCGTCGGCTTTTGTCGCCTTCATGATGGGTATTAGTGCCTTTGCGGTGGCGCTACTTTCCCAATTTGGTTTGAGTTTATGGCTACAAGTAGCAATTTGGCTATTGCTGTCCACAATTTTAATAGTACTATCTCGGCGATATTTACAACCGCAACGACGCAAATCAAAAATTCAGGATGCCATTGTAGCGGAAACTTTAACAGAAATTCCGGCAGGCAAAACTGGACGAGTGCTATATGAAGGCAATTCTTGGCGGGCTAAATGTGATGATGACAAACTTGATATCGCTCCCCACCAACGTGTTTACGTAGTCAGAAGAGAAGGTACTACGTTAATTGTCATGCCAGAAAATTTGTTGCATTCATAA
- a CDS encoding type I restriction enzyme HsdR N-terminal domain-containing protein — translation MYIPDSLQLFIRWIQAFDIRVLQTEGDVEKKFILPIFQYLGYPDSYRQSKYSLTSNNSENPAKQLKNSQIYFATDDVVQQNSDTSLIIIIYLAPNTQYFSEAITQAKFYSTYLKPIFFIITNGYSLKIFKYFPYHREELIFDGIIDTLRNSQVAENLYYQLNFDLVRKIPKTTVNNFKSPEFSSIEKYLRRHQEFSHILEKAEFEPCLLKKGNHLTVVKPKVLMECNLPQAFGKGDCVIQFSSVMLRGLKISLNHQQILGQLMTGLYTKPEWGCRRFLKQLDTDTFEAYLGQTTVIVSELEAADLCLCVDAVCQAYQNKIIEFENYLETWDFKFVEFPDVRGFHLFSVDVKLWKIMHNFIKKFNYAQGKSEWHVFDQDSTSIRVSRGIRDHAFIVPRFSNAYSALSNNQVDILYEINDSHIATLESSNLNSWQEDIGIRGTWTAKYTKTWLIEKYIPQVMSYHSQKFQVLEFDLEKNILNYPSQHTAFKEINDVKDFLPYLRDIQAWLRAYIVNIATGCLQQYYQVFTDLVRNTDTAIAGLDYITMNLQKIIWKHPSAEISRQEIWNFKDVIYCLDNQVAKINNCKYIPTWEADLITRVLIWIIENGKINHSQGQLNVAKQALLPLWEQCRFEMRHIYPYRTSINSGGKSV, via the coding sequence ATGTATATTCCTGACTCGCTGCAATTATTTATTAGGTGGATACAAGCATTTGATATTCGTGTTTTACAAACTGAAGGAGATGTCGAAAAAAAGTTTATTTTGCCAATATTTCAATATTTGGGTTATCCAGATTCATATCGGCAGAGTAAGTATAGTTTAACCAGTAATAATTCAGAGAACCCAGCCAAACAACTCAAAAATTCTCAAATTTATTTTGCTACCGATGATGTAGTTCAGCAAAATTCTGACACATCATTGATAATTATTATTTATTTAGCACCAAATACACAATATTTTTCTGAAGCTATTACCCAAGCTAAATTTTACAGCACTTATCTCAAACCTATATTTTTCATCATTACTAATGGATATAGTCTCAAAATATTCAAATATTTTCCTTACCATCGAGAAGAATTGATATTTGATGGGATAATTGATACATTGAGAAATAGTCAAGTTGCTGAAAATCTTTATTATCAGCTTAATTTTGATTTAGTTAGAAAAATTCCTAAAACTACAGTCAATAATTTTAAATCTCCTGAATTTAGCAGCATAGAAAAATATTTAAGACGACATCAAGAATTTAGCCATATTTTAGAAAAGGCTGAGTTTGAACCTTGTTTACTAAAAAAAGGTAATCACTTAACTGTTGTTAAACCAAAAGTGCTGATGGAGTGCAATTTACCACAGGCTTTTGGCAAAGGTGATTGTGTAATTCAATTTAGTAGCGTGATGCTGAGAGGGTTGAAAATTTCCCTCAACCATCAGCAAATTTTAGGTCAATTAATGACGGGACTCTACACTAAGCCTGAATGGGGTTGTCGTCGTTTTTTAAAACAACTAGATACAGATACTTTTGAAGCTTATTTAGGACAAACAACAGTCATTGTATCTGAGTTAGAAGCGGCAGATTTATGTTTATGTGTGGATGCTGTTTGTCAGGCGTATCAAAATAAAATTATTGAATTTGAGAATTATTTAGAAACCTGGGATTTTAAATTTGTTGAATTTCCCGATGTTAGAGGCTTTCATCTATTTTCTGTAGATGTAAAACTCTGGAAAATTATGCACAATTTTATTAAAAAATTTAATTACGCTCAAGGTAAATCAGAATGGCATGTATTTGACCAAGATAGTACTTCTATTCGCGTCAGTCGGGGAATTAGGGATCATGCTTTTATTGTGCCGCGTTTCAGTAATGCTTACTCGGCGTTATCTAATAATCAAGTTGATATATTGTACGAAATCAACGATAGTCACATCGCCACATTAGAAAGCAGTAACCTTAATTCTTGGCAAGAAGATATCGGGATAAGAGGTACATGGACAGCTAAGTATACAAAAACTTGGTTAATCGAAAAATATATTCCGCAAGTGATGAGTTATCACTCGCAAAAGTTTCAAGTTTTAGAATTTGACTTAGAGAAAAATATCTTAAATTACCCCAGTCAACATACAGCATTTAAAGAAATAAATGATGTTAAAGATTTTCTGCCTTATCTGCGAGATATCCAAGCATGGTTAAGAGCATATATTGTAAATATTGCCACTGGTTGTTTACAGCAATATTATCAAGTATTCACCGATTTAGTGAGGAATACCGATACTGCGATCGCAGGCTTGGATTATATCACAATGAACTTACAAAAAATAATCTGGAAACATCCCTCAGCCGAGATATCCAGACAAGAAATTTGGAATTTTAAAGATGTTATTTATTGTTTAGATAACCAAGTTGCTAAGATAAATAATTGTAAATATATCCCTACTTGGGAAGCAGATTTAATTACCAGAGTGTTGATTTGGATTATCGAAAATGGCAAAATTAATCACTCGCAAGGTCAATTAAATGTAGCCAAACAAGCATTATTACCACTATGGGAACAATGTCGCTTTGAAATGCGCCATATCTATCCTTATCGCACAAGCATTAATTCCGGAGGTAAATCAGTATAG